aaaggcagacgagtCATTACTGCAAGATATTAATGTGTTCCATATTGTTAAATCGTAGTAAAATGGTCACATTTCTccaatcataatttcaataatagtaaaataaaattaaataatttaattgccaAAGAACTTACAGTGATTGTGTCAAAAGAAGTCGTTCACCTGTGGGTGGAGGAAGCAATCAAACAAGCCGCTTCAATAGGAAGCAATctcacactatcaaagaaaaatgaacaatacaaatttagaatattaacgaagcaaaaaatagaaatgaaaattatCTTTGCAATTTATATCTTGTGTatcattgtattaaattatttaaatctcaTGTAACCTAACTATCTTTTACTTTCCACTATCATCTCTAAGAAggacattttaacatttaaccgTATTTTTTGAcaacattataataataaaaactagcACACTgcacatttaaagaaaattgagagaaaaatgGTTTCAATTCACAACATTATAGAAGGTTGGTATTTTCATCAGCTTTGTAATACAATTATATCTATGATTTTGCggattcaattttaatttaatttaatttgcacCATCActgatatgataataataaaaatgacgTGAGCGCGTATTATTTTCAAGAACACTTTCAACTACATCAAGCATTACCACAAATTACAATTCCGATTTCCAAAGTGCAGATAAATACATTAATGAAAGCCagcttatatacatatactggCCTGAAGAACAAGATGAGGAAGCAACTtgggcatgtatatatatatgtagtttttctttggttttatcAATATCCTATGCATACACGTTTACCATGTAACTTACTACACCTGGGACCTGGCTTTGGCTTCGGTATTGGATTCTTTTTTTTCTGCAGAAATCAACAATATCACttattttaaacacaaaaaCCAAAGCTAAGAAAATCAGACCAAAATCTCATAATTAAGCTAATTTACTATATtactaaaaaccaaaaaaaaaataatactttgTTTATATATGGATCAAAGTAAAACATAAGGTAATAAAACCAGACCCAAATCTCACAATTAAGCTGATAAAAATTTTTGTCTTACTTTGGATAACTAGAGCACGAGTTGATGTTAGAGTAGTGAAAATAACAAGAGTGGACAGCAAAAGAATGTAagctttattatatatttattaaatttattaatatatttatatttattatgtatGTAAATTTCGGATCAATATGATAtctttattatatcaatttaatatactattttttaatatatatttaattatcaacaatttttaaaataaaataatatattttaaatgaaattgagataGGCTGAAAAATgatacattattaaaatattattccaTAACTCACTTCCAAAttctataaaacttaaaaagagaTAGTGTCCAATTAAAGCCTCACTTGTAAGTCAAAGAACATACTTACATTTATTGcaatacaatttaatcaatcaCAATTGATGAAGGTACTCAATCAACTAACTAAACCAATTTCGCAAGTTATTCACaattacatgtaaacaaattGCCAATCTCCTAGTTTTCCATGCTTATGGTCGTGCAGTAAGATGATAATTATCATGATTTATCATTTACATATATCCATAAAAAATCAAGCTAAAGTAACAGCAAAGGAATCACAGTCAATCACAGTCAATCAGCCAATCAACCTAGTGACAGACAGCCGTATTTTAAGCAAGCTATTGAGTGAAAAATTGGTTCCTACAAAAGAGAAGAACCCCATTAAAAGATGGGGAAGGGGTCTTGCCTATTTTTCAGAGGACAATTGGAAGCGAATATGGGTGTTGGTTCTTTGGTTCTCAATCTGTGCAGTTTTGTTCAACTGGAAATTCAAATCCTTTAATTTCATTGCACTATACCAATTCAAACGTACTTACATAAAATGTACATTTTTCaattataacattcaatttaactaTCAATTATAACAAGTCTTGTAATTGctcaaataaaattttcgaACTACCTCAACTTAAGAAATTCGATCCCAAATTCGAAATTTTCAATACCAATAAAAATCAACTTATTACATCACTAATTGCAAAATATAACTATAAAAACATTACTATGGAATAAACcacaaaaaaatagaacataTAGTTCTCATAGACACCGAAACTTGAGCTACATGATGAAGTATCGTAATTGAGCCCATGATCTCTTAAATACTCATCATGGTCGATATAACTCCTCAAGGGAGCAACATCTATCACTCTATCATCTAAGCTAATGCTTATAACTGAGGTATCAAACATCTTATTATATCCCTTACATTCACAACAAAGAATTCCACAAAAACCAAAGTAACATGAatacaaacaagcaaaataGAATGAATTCATTCAAACTTGTGCTTTAAAATTGTAGTGCACACTCACAGCttcataaaggaaaaaaaagaaaagggaaaatcttgaaaataataCCTTTTCCTTTCTGATAAGCTTGCAACCTTCAACAGGATCAAAACCAGGAGGCAGATTTCCACTTGGGATTGGCTCTATCTGCAGAATAGAAAAGTTCCATGGATTGTGATGCGCAAGTCCATATTACAATTgaaaaaataaggtaaaattgaaaaacatgaaGTGAAGATCATTGTTAATTGTGATGCACAAGTCCATATTACAATTTCGTGCATCATAAAATGTTTTGTAAAACTATCCGAGCACTCACACATTTGGCAAGACATGAAGCATAAGAAAGGAAGCTCTATGAGAGGTTTACATGAAGCATGCTTCACTCAAGAATACCATATATACGATGTCATGATAGACAAATCATACATGATATATTTGTCACTAGATCTTCTGAAGTGAAACTAACATGTTAAAGTCGCCCATCGATTGATCCAAGCCCAAATTTACACCTAATTTCTAGTGAAACCGAAAGCGAGACAATAACTACATCATAATTTAACACTATGCTCCAAAGACTGAAATTTCTATTAGATCAATATTGCAGATACCATAATTTTATTTGCACCAGCAGATACCATAATTGCACTTATAGATTCTAGAAACTCGTACTTCTTTTTTGCTTCAATATTCATTAAGAGAATTTACCTGTTTTCcttaaaccaaaaagaaaagtcACGAAATCGTACATGAACTATAACGAGAATTGAACATAAATAAGTAGGGAGTTTCACAGCCGAAGTAAACATACTAAATTGAAGCGAGTTCTTTCAAAAGTAGATTTTGAATTCTCTAGTTACTTACGGGATCTTGGAAAGAATGCTCAAGATTTGCACCTAAAACATCTAATATTTGCACCTAATATTCAAGATTTCACCTAGTGGACTCAgaggaatttaaaattttatcaatgcAGTCGAATAAGCTATCGACATCTGGAGACAATGTAATAGATACCTAAGCGTAAAAGACCAGATTGTGCAAACATTCCATCCAGGTAACTAGAAACATACTTTTTCATATTAAGGTGAGCAAAGAGAACGAATCAAGCACATAAGTTTTCAAGAAAAAGGCATAACATCAGGATATATAGTTCAAATACAAAAGAAGTACAATTATTACATGGGCTGACTAGCAATTACTTGAGGCAGCCTTGGTTAGTATTACAGCATTAAACCTGAATAACTTGGGAAGAAGCAGCAGAACATTGATATAAAGTGTTCTAAATGTAGCACATAATCAAATTACCCAATGCAAGTAAGAAAAACAGACTACTTTATGAGTCTTTTTTTTATCAGTTTCTTTATAGATATTGCCAGCACTGCTATTTACTTATTATCTACTAAaagttattatatgaattttcattttcatttctcataTTCAGTACTTAAATTACAAACCTTATCCAATAGtttatgaaataataatgtTGGGAAGAAAGTTTGTGTTTTTTCATCTGAAAAATCTAATGGTATTTGGGATGTTACAGGAATGTAGCAATCAAAGGACCTACATACATAGGACACTAATAACTTGATTAATGGTCTAGGAAACAAATGGAAGGATATCTGTTGTGATGATTTATGGTATTGAAAGAAAGCAACCCATTATTGTAACAAGAGAAAAGAGGGAAATCTCGTGAGTGCCCTTAGCTAAGCATTAGGCTCTGCAcaactaaaatcaaatatttcaaaacagCACAAGCATACACCCAAATCatgaggaagaaaataaaaattcggattaagtaaaaaaaagagaagaatgaCTTGTCGAAACAATTAGGCCAGAGATCTGAGAAGGTGGAGTCGGTGAAAGATGCCAATATGAATGTGGAGGTGACTTTGCTGGCAGCTTCTGTTGATGTTGGGAGGGAGAGGGtgatacgatgtagcctaacgaaacagactatctttgtattttacggatctaggaatgttgtaagcacgttcctgcaacaagaaaacaacaaggaattaaagaaataatcatggtaaaatatgggtaaaaaaaagaacgaaaatggaaggaaaatgaagttgttggcgtttaaaacaaaaagaaattcaatcggtgaagtcgaacgcttcatgaaacagccaaggcagcaacttgagtgttcaacaatggcaaaagtaatcgttggaatagaataacgttaaactcgaaagaacttgcacaatctctcgagcaaacccgaatcgaatcattcaacgtcaaaaggacttagaccctctagatagcgatctaggaacccaagtatcaagaaaatttgacacaacaaactaagtctgaaatgccaaggaaagttcaatgaagaaccgaaattgagagaaattctcaaacgtaattgttttcataaatcatctaacctgaatacatcattttaatatgtatttataagtacaaaagagggtgTTGAATAGAAATTGTGGTCgtaatcaaaagggtttaaaataagaagttataactccttttggcgtcaTTTTAATAGCgaccatacatttaaatttcaaacgacaacctccttgttcttatccttgtatattcgctacacatgcacacacacactcttgtgcacaagcggtcatgtgctcctcacatgtttggacgccacatgggctgccacaaatgcataggacacttgcccttacataggacacgtttcaCCGCTCGGACTCGTCGGTTGGAGTTGAGTGGTGGAGCcgagtttgagctagctagaaatgtcTTGAAATGAAATGAGTGGAAACAATCTTTCGAACTATTTCGAATGAGATGAGTCAgatgcacatatttgagcttcaaccgagctagaaatgagatCTTAAGTCTTtgtccattacgtttccttatggtaaacaaaacaaacatgcattaaagtaatgcaaacttattgaaaacttattaacaagctATAAATATAATGCAAACACACTTATATACTCAATGGAACTAATGCAAATGTTACACTTCAAGATGTAACACATTATAGAGCTTAGTTTCTACACTAATACAAGCTGTAAACACTTGCAATCTTAtacattaaaacacaaacaacatcaaatcaataccaaaacatacttaactTAATATGTACCTCTTTaaacacacataatacatagtagaacctaaatcGTCACATATCAagatgcaacatgttataaagcctatgttctaaggcatgaacatgatcgaataaatctggaatcgtagcacaagtaaggaacaaggcttccctgaatttctttgccttagatcgagtaataggtcctaatggtaagacctccggatcagtttgctttgttggtgtgagcgtgcGCACATCAGAGGGTGGAGGTCGATTTCGGGTAGggagggagggtaaaacagagacTGATTTGGGAAGACGTCCGTAATAGGGCTAATCGTCGTTTTGGGAAGGGAATACAAAAGCAGAGAATTTGGGGAATAGGTCGGTAATGTAATAGGCGCGTAATAggcattacagcgaaccaaacatGGGATTAGGTGGGGTGCGCGGAATAAATGGGTAACCGCATacccattacagcgaaccaaacacGCTGCAAAGGTTGaacttttaatttctaattgtACAAGATTTCGGCGGTGTTTTCTGTGTTTGGTTCCTATTTATCTcgattcatattttttttgtctGACTTGTTTACtttagattgaattaattgatctGATTCGATGtagataatattataaaaaattgtacacgtgcatataaatgttatataaaaataataaaaatattatcatgaGGTTTCGTTTGACAATACTTTTAATTAAGGGtgaaaaaatgtttttcaacTCAAAAACAATGTCAAACATTGATTTTTGAAGGTGGAAGTGTggaatgtaaaagttgagttgaGCTGTTTTTTAACTTTATGATCTTTTGACTTTTGTGCTTTGAAGtgcaaattataataatataattatttgtattaattatttaaaatctatttaaaaatttagatcaatttaattatatatattataataaattatttaaatatgatttattattatatttaaacttttaaaatattttatttataattaaatatacaaataatttattaattattacaaagtatttaaaatataatatttatgtatgattatatcaacttatttaaatattatttatttttaattttcaatataatatctaaaatagaccaccacaattttttatattaataccaaaattaataaattacacTTTTTGACACACTCCAAACCGAGATTGTCAAAAAAATCCATTGTTAACATTACCAAACTGACCTGAAAAAGGGTGCATAGGCAATTTTCATAGAAGCCAAGggtaataaatgatattttaagaAATCTCAGGGCCTTATTCTTAATTAAGTTAAACGGCTGTTTTGGTCAAAAGTTAAACgagttttaacttttatttgacATAAATGTTCTGATTAGGGCTTTGGAAAAGAAGTAAAGCTTCGCGCAAGAATCCTCAACAATAAACACTTACCAAAGTTGCTTTTACAAATCAACAATGGCGGACGACGATTATAATGACATGGACATGGggttctctctctttctctgttttcattatttctttATCGATTGCGACGATTGGAGTTTGTAGTTTCTGTTGAAGTTCGGATAAATAAAGGAAATCCCAGAATTGggccttttattttctttttctgggaaaccaatggtttttttttcttgattttctcgtTGGGAACGGGTATTTTTCTCTTTGGAACCTATACTTTTCTAAGCAGCCGAACTGAGGGTGAAGTGTTTGCCCTATCTATGGTTTGCTGTCGTCTTTATTGTTGAAATTACACCATTTTGACTGTGTGTTTTGATTCCCAAAAACTTAAGCCTGTATTGCTGAAATTGTTGCTACAGATATGAGGATGAGCCACCAGAGCCTGAGATTGAAGTGAGAATCCAATTtcgttttcttaaaaaaatactttacgTTGTTTGCAAAACAGAAATTCAACGTGAGCGATAAGGTTATTTACTGTCTAatgaattgtttttatttttttgggtggACAGGAAGGAGCCGAGGAGGAGGTGGAAAACAATAACAATGACGATGTTCCCGTCGATCCTGttgaaactgaagaaaaagaagaCGAAGATGCTAATGACAAAATTAGTCGCAAAACATCAAAGTACATGACCAAATATGAGCGTGCTAGAATCTTGGGTACACGTGCCCTGCAAATCAGGTGAACTTAATAAGCTTTAGATTCTTTTATTGCGTTTCCAATGCTTTAACCTTTTCTTCTGAGCAGCATGAATGCACCAGTAATGGTTGAGTTGGAGGGTGAGACTGACCCGCTTGAGGTAAGCCTAAGTTTTTTACTACATTTCCTGTCTTGCACTGCTTCTTTGTTATATTCTTCTATATAGAAAGTTGATAAAACTGTGGGTTAGCTTGGTATTAAACCTGTCGAATACTTATTTGAGATTGCCACTTTTGACAATACAAGTTCTGAGTATCGATATGCATAAAATGAACATTGGGTTCTCTATTTcatcttgtttatttattgcTGTAAATGAGTTTTTACATTGTATAGGAAACTGGGCTTCCATATTCATGTTTGGCTGATGATTTGTAGAGAATtgtgataataataattaataataaagacATGGGGAAGTAAGATACTTtgcatttgattcaattatttttctacttacgaattttttattattttatagaagttatgtatgtgaattaaatataaaaatattatttatatattgaaactaaattttaaaaacaatttatattaattggttaaatttatttaaatatgatatgtgatatatcataatattaaggaatttgaaaatcatttaaattaacatatttttacttCACAAAGTTGTGTCTAAAATTGACATTAAAACCTTTCACATCACTTTTTGATAGCAATGCTGaacacttgaaattttaaaacacaattttCAGAAGCATTTTTCTACAGTAATTTTCAAAAGCAGTGCTAAATAGCCTTAAGGTTTTGCTTGGTAGGgtggaaagaaaattggaaGGATGGAAAATTGAAGGGGTGGAAAGCTAGAAGGatgaaaaacataatttttctttccataggtGTGCTTGGTAGGAGAgatggaaaaatgaaaagaaaattatttttctttccattcattgcttggtagagttgaaaattggaagtaaagaaaataaaacatttggaaaatacataattttgaactaacattGCACATCCCTCTCAGTTTCTCTCCTCTCATCATTTCAATTTAGGATGATTGATTTTTATGATTAGGAGCGAAAATAATCACCtttcctattttctttcctcttgcTTTTCTTTCCAACCAAGtacactcaaaatttactttCTTTCCAGTTTTTCACTCCCTCCTCTCATCCCTCTACTTTTTCAACCAACCAACCGCACCCCTAAAAGTAACTATTGAGGGATTACTATTTCTTCAACCTGGCGTTGGAGGGTATTATGTAGCTCTGTTGAAGAAGTATCTATTCGTATTACCCAAAtgtaagttatattattatgagggtgattttgtttatatatataattttttaaaataaaatcaataaaatctcGCACATGGTAAGATTTGAATCTAAGACATAATGAATATTAAATCTTTAACTTTACCATTTTAACTAAAacttcatttgatttttatataaacttctaatatatatttattatataaactttttttcaCCCAAACCGTGAGTGTGCTATAatctaatttatataataatagtttatcaatctatatataaatacttGCACACACAACACTGCCAACAACATTCACAGTGATCCCTTGTATCTTGTTTAGTACTGTGATATTGACCAGTTGCAGCATGTAACTTGTTCAACTCTTTGCTCAGAAAATGCGATAGGCAAGCATCCAATATCTTAATTCCTCAATcaaataaacaacaaatttgGCCCTggttttattctcattttgcaTCTTGTTCAGTTTGAAAGCATtgttgattcaatttcaatcatgTGCTTTTCCTTGTTTTTCACATTTTAGCTGTTGCTTTGCTTGTCGAAAAAGTTCTAATCTATCTTCTTTACTCGGTTCACCCACTTTGTTTCTAATATCTCATGCTTGGCTTTGacaattttaaacttataaGCAAGTTGCTTGTAGTcactttctttctctttctgaTCTACATTACATGATTGGTGAGAATACTCCATGCCATTTTTCCAACAGCCTAATATTTCATTGCTGactctatttattttgtttgtttagatTGCCATGAAGGAGCTTCGGGAGCGGAAAATCCCCTTCACCATTCGTCGGTACTTGCCTGGTGGGAGGTGAGATTTTGtcgtgaaaaataaaaattgtgttCTATGTAAGATCAATGGAACATCAGGCCCTTGTGTGGTAGTTTTGCTTTGTACTTTGGGGGAAGAGTGGAAAGTAAAGGAGGGAAACAGGGGTGGGGTGACATTTGGTGATTGTGATCATTCATGCCTTTGTTTACTCGCTTTCTTTTTAGCATATCTGATGGAT
The Gossypium raimondii isolate GPD5lz chromosome 8, ASM2569854v1, whole genome shotgun sequence DNA segment above includes these coding regions:
- the LOC105791201 gene encoding DNA-directed RNA polymerases II and V subunit 6B, which encodes MADDDYNDMDMGYEDEPPEPEIEEGAEEEVENNNNDDVPVDPVETEEKEDEDANDKISRKTSKYMTKYERARILGTRALQISMNAPVMVELEGETDPLEIAMKELRERKIPFTIRRYLPGGSYEDWGVDELIVEDSWKRQVGAN